One window of the Capnocytophaga haemolytica genome contains the following:
- a CDS encoding site-specific recombinase — MLVRKNFKSVYEIFEHYMHLVDVESIDFVFDLVNYFRHKNKHTKEPIQLEELLAQLRNEPERIEFLKAHLNVVFADKKKMILLTDAGLLNSVSFFKELRRRIGHQLIPDQPSTDSIQYVLNQVFYKPSDAKWVLAIPKEQWTELFSLLDVVTFYDDLTGRTSKQILAAIMILSQRMGGYALQTDVHRMVPEYNTLDSPFIALDDELNHLSRMLKEDEKPYLLISEHELDYKQLNILAAQCEDFVDRAVANSSKYGVTFSVNQTLLLIRQQVKRIRRLYNYLFIEKEEDKIEKAIDFSLDLVKTNSKKNNVKKLIDDSIYNVTYEITNYTGKTGEHYITTSTGEYFKMLNTALWGGVIVAFMCLVKMKFHEVNARPLGHAFLYSLNYAAGFVLIYLTGSTLATKQPAMTASTIAKTLENINVHNKKEKSRQYDAFATLFTRLFRSQFIAFIGNVFGAFPVALGLVMGISYLVGENISAHSSNAMLQDLNIWHTPVFAHACLAGVFLFLSGIIAGNVASVNNFNNFYYRLSEHPFLKAFFGKERMQRVAAWMQQKWPGVVSNVWFGIFMGSAWIVGELTGLNIDIRHITFASGNFAYGLYGAHFMVSMENIVWCILGIGIIGFGNFIVSFTLSLWIALRSREVPFSEMGNLARSVWERFKQQPMAFFLPFREKNTEI, encoded by the coding sequence ATGTTAGTAAGAAAAAACTTTAAGTCAGTTTACGAAATCTTTGAGCATTATATGCATTTAGTTGATGTTGAAAGCATTGACTTTGTGTTTGACCTCGTAAACTACTTCCGTCATAAAAATAAACACACTAAAGAACCGATACAACTTGAAGAACTTTTGGCTCAACTGCGCAACGAGCCTGAGCGTATTGAGTTTTTAAAAGCACATTTGAACGTAGTGTTTGCAGATAAAAAGAAGATGATTCTCCTCACCGATGCAGGGCTGCTTAACAGTGTATCCTTCTTTAAAGAATTGCGCAGACGTATAGGGCATCAACTCATCCCCGACCAGCCCTCTACCGATAGCATTCAGTATGTACTCAATCAAGTATTTTACAAGCCTTCAGACGCTAAGTGGGTTCTTGCCATTCCTAAGGAACAATGGACTGAACTCTTCTCGTTGCTGGATGTGGTCACGTTTTATGATGACCTCACAGGACGTACTTCTAAGCAAATCCTCGCTGCAATAATGATTCTCTCGCAGCGTATGGGGGGCTATGCCTTACAGACCGATGTCCACCGTATGGTGCCTGAGTACAACACCCTCGACAGCCCTTTTATCGCTTTGGACGATGAGCTCAATCACCTTTCACGAATGCTTAAAGAAGATGAAAAGCCCTATTTGCTCATCTCCGAACACGAACTCGACTACAAGCAGCTCAATATCTTAGCAGCACAATGTGAGGACTTTGTCGATAGGGCAGTGGCTAATTCTTCTAAATACGGGGTAACTTTTAGCGTAAACCAGACCCTATTGCTCATACGCCAGCAGGTGAAGCGCATCCGTAGACTTTACAACTACTTATTCATTGAAAAAGAAGAGGATAAGATAGAAAAGGCTATCGATTTCAGCTTAGATTTAGTCAAGACGAACTCCAAGAAGAACAATGTCAAGAAGCTCATCGACGACAGCATCTACAACGTTACCTACGAGATCACCAATTACACAGGTAAGACGGGCGAGCACTACATTACCACTTCGACAGGCGAGTACTTCAAGATGCTAAATACAGCCCTCTGGGGGGGGGTGATTGTTGCCTTTATGTGCTTAGTGAAGATGAAGTTCCACGAGGTTAATGCTAGACCCTTAGGGCACGCTTTCCTTTACAGTCTCAACTATGCGGCGGGCTTTGTACTGATCTACCTTACGGGTTCTACGCTGGCAACCAAGCAGCCCGCAATGACAGCCTCTACCATTGCTAAAACCTTAGAGAATATCAACGTACACAATAAGAAAGAAAAAAGCAGGCAATATGATGCCTTTGCCACACTCTTTACACGGCTCTTTCGCTCACAGTTTATTGCCTTTATAGGCAATGTCTTTGGGGCATTCCCTGTAGCTTTGGGCTTGGTGATGGGGATTAGCTATTTGGTAGGGGAAAACATCTCAGCACACAGTAGCAACGCTATGCTCCAAGACCTGAATATATGGCACACCCCTGTGTTTGCACACGCTTGCTTGGCTGGGGTATTTCTCTTCCTCTCTGGGATTATTGCGGGTAATGTAGCCAGCGTCAATAATTTCAATAACTTTTATTATCGCCTCTCCGAACACCCTTTTCTCAAAGCCTTCTTTGGCAAAGAGCGTATGCAGCGCGTAGCGGCGTGGATGCAACAGAAATGGCCAGGAGTAGTTTCCAACGTGTGGTTTGGTATCTTTATGGGGAGTGCGTGGATTGTGGGAGAACTCACTGGGCTGAATATCGATATACGCCACATCACTTTTGCCAGCGGTAACTTTGCCTATGGGCTTTACGGAGCCCACTTTATGGTAAGTATGGAGAACATCGTTTGGTGCATTCTGGGGATTGGCATTATAGGCTTTGGCAACTTCATCGTTAGCTTCACCTTATCGCTCTGGATCGCCCTGCGCTCTCGTGAGGTGCCCTTCTCAGAGATGGGCAATCTGGCACGCTCCGTATGGGAACGATTTAAGCAGCAACCAATGGCTTTCTTCCTGCCTTTCCGCGAGAAGAATACCGAAATTTAG
- a CDS encoding ABC transporter ATP-binding protein, which yields MIQVEDIHKSFDGVEVLKGISTVFEKGKTNLIIGQSGSGKTVFLKSLLGLFTPDSGEIVYDGVKYSSMKRKERVALRQKMGMVFQGSALFDSMTVLENVMFPLKMFSTKTPDEIRERADMVLSRVNLVNAENKLPSEISGGMQKRVAIARAIVNQPNYLFCDEPNSGLDPKTSIVIDNLIQEITEEFNITTVINTHDMNSVMEIGAKIVFLKNGYKEWEGSKETIFRTDNEAVTDFVYSSELFKKVRKAYLAENNEE from the coding sequence ATGATACAAGTAGAAGATATTCATAAATCATTTGATGGTGTAGAGGTGCTCAAGGGCATCTCCACCGTCTTTGAGAAGGGCAAAACGAACCTTATCATCGGGCAAAGTGGCTCAGGGAAGACGGTGTTCCTCAAATCGCTGTTGGGGCTATTCACCCCCGATAGCGGCGAGATCGTCTACGATGGGGTAAAGTACAGCAGTATGAAGCGCAAGGAGCGCGTTGCCCTCCGTCAGAAGATGGGAATGGTATTCCAAGGTAGTGCGCTGTTCGACTCAATGACGGTGCTCGAGAACGTGATGTTCCCCCTAAAAATGTTCTCCACCAAAACGCCTGACGAGATACGTGAGCGTGCCGATATGGTGCTCAGTCGTGTGAACTTAGTGAATGCGGAAAACAAGTTGCCCTCGGAGATTTCGGGGGGTATGCAGAAGCGTGTGGCGATTGCAAGGGCGATTGTCAATCAGCCGAACTACCTCTTCTGCGATGAGCCTAACTCAGGTCTCGACCCAAAGACGTCTATCGTGATTGATAACCTCATTCAGGAGATTACTGAGGAGTTTAATATCACCACCGTGATCAATACCCACGATATGAACTCAGTGATGGAAATCGGAGCTAAGATTGTGTTCTTAAAGAATGGTTATAAAGAATGGGAAGGCTCTAAAGAGACGATATTCCGTACTGATAACGAGGCAGTAACCGACTTTGTGTACTCCTCAGAGCTGTTTAAGAAAGTAAGAAAGGCATATTTAGCTGAGAATAACGAAGAATAG
- the fabD gene encoding ACP S-malonyltransferase, translating into MKAYIFPGQGAQFVGMGLDLYEQSAEGRALFEEANAILGFSITDVMFSGTDEDLKQTRVTQPAIFLHSVILSKVLGKGFTPQMVAGHSLGEFSALVANGALSFEDGLQLVAKRAGAMQKACEAQAGTMAAVLGLEDKTVEDLCAKVEGLVTPANYNCPGQLVISGEVSAVERACELMKEAGAKRALVLPVSGAFHSALMKPAEEELAKAIEATRFKKPLCPVYQNVTTTAVSDEGLIRENLIKQLTAPVKWTQSVQQMIADGATEFIEVGPGKVLQGLVKKINKEAVTSSATI; encoded by the coding sequence ATGAAAGCATATATATTTCCAGGGCAAGGTGCCCAATTTGTAGGTATGGGGTTGGACTTGTACGAGCAGTCCGCAGAGGGGCGCGCACTCTTTGAGGAGGCTAACGCAATCCTCGGGTTCTCCATCACCGATGTGATGTTCAGTGGCACGGATGAAGACCTGAAGCAGACCCGCGTAACGCAGCCCGCGATATTCCTGCACTCGGTAATCCTCAGCAAAGTGCTTGGCAAAGGCTTTACCCCTCAGATGGTAGCAGGACACTCGCTGGGTGAGTTCTCGGCATTGGTAGCCAACGGGGCACTCAGCTTTGAGGACGGACTGCAACTCGTCGCTAAGCGTGCGGGAGCGATGCAGAAAGCCTGCGAAGCCCAAGCGGGGACAATGGCTGCTGTACTCGGTTTGGAAGATAAAACGGTGGAAGACCTCTGCGCTAAGGTGGAAGGCTTGGTTACGCCTGCCAACTACAACTGCCCAGGTCAGTTGGTGATTTCTGGGGAGGTGAGTGCCGTAGAGCGCGCTTGCGAGTTGATGAAGGAAGCGGGTGCCAAACGCGCACTGGTGTTGCCCGTGAGTGGGGCTTTCCACTCGGCATTGATGAAGCCTGCGGAAGAGGAGCTTGCCAAAGCCATTGAGGCTACACGCTTTAAAAAGCCCTTGTGTCCTGTGTACCAGAACGTAACCACCACAGCAGTAAGCGATGAGGGGTTGATACGCGAGAACCTTATCAAGCAGCTCACTGCCCCTGTGAAGTGGACGCAAAGCGTGCAGCAGATGATTGCCGATGGGGCTACAGAGTTCATCGAAGTGGGACCTGGGAAAGTGCTGCAAGGCTTGGTAAAGAAGATTAACAAAGAGGCGGTAACTTCCTCAGCGACTATATGA
- a CDS encoding leucine-rich repeat domain-containing protein produces the protein MLENNELDDFYDEEEINEEDNWGGYIIDDPFETAYFGPKLSEWYNRDIVTLDMQTNPYLREVEKIGANVFAGIKSLETIILPKKLKCIGSHAFYGTSIKVLILPEMFEAIEDEAFVGMKCLESVVFPEELKCISRAAFKGVRTLKLVAFPKYLDMIDEDAFANTGLTSINLSSKSCTEIKEYAFLGSKLSSLTISSDIFGDSGFRGLDTLKKLEIQQGVEFLGDWTFSETGVTEVIIPSSMKRIDEGLFYGAELRTILLPDSITVIDNHAFERTKLNDIRIPDSVISIGESAFDDCKRLTIAMISKSTQYIGDNAFRNCKNLSRLLVRSLIPPVLQMSYNDRGKIHCFDIEVAPGVYKLNEKLEICVPMESVELYKTAEGWKEYANNIIGVSDIRLNLAHPPLFR, from the coding sequence ATGTTAGAAAATAATGAATTAGATGATTTCTATGATGAGGAAGAAATCAATGAAGAAGATAATTGGGGTGGGTATATTATAGATGATCCGTTTGAAACTGCTTACTTTGGACCTAAGCTTTCAGAATGGTATAATCGTGATATTGTTACTTTGGATATGCAAACAAACCCTTACCTGAGGGAGGTGGAAAAAATTGGAGCTAATGTCTTTGCAGGAATTAAAAGTTTAGAGACAATTATTCTACCAAAGAAGTTAAAATGTATTGGTAGTCACGCTTTTTATGGAACAAGTATCAAAGTGCTTATTCTCCCTGAAATGTTCGAAGCTATTGAAGATGAAGCTTTTGTTGGTATGAAATGCTTGGAGTCAGTTGTCTTTCCAGAAGAGCTTAAATGTATTAGTAGGGCAGCTTTTAAAGGGGTTAGAACCTTAAAATTAGTTGCTTTTCCAAAGTATTTAGATATGATTGATGAAGATGCTTTTGCTAATACAGGGCTTACCTCAATCAATCTATCTTCAAAAAGCTGTACAGAAATTAAAGAATACGCATTCTTAGGTTCTAAGTTATCATCTCTTACTATTTCCTCTGATATTTTTGGAGATTCTGGATTTAGGGGGTTAGATACATTAAAAAAGTTGGAAATTCAACAGGGAGTTGAGTTCCTTGGAGACTGGACTTTTAGCGAGACAGGTGTTACCGAAGTTATTATACCCAGTAGTATGAAGCGCATTGATGAAGGTTTATTTTATGGTGCAGAGTTACGTACAATCTTACTTCCCGATAGTATTACTGTGATTGATAATCACGCATTTGAAAGGACAAAACTCAATGATATTCGCATTCCAGATAGTGTTATATCTATTGGAGAATCTGCTTTTGATGACTGTAAAAGACTTACTATCGCAATGATTTCTAAGTCTACTCAATACATAGGAGATAATGCTTTTAGGAATTGTAAGAATTTATCACGTTTGTTAGTAAGAAGTCTTATCCCTCCTGTATTACAAATGTCCTATAACGATAGAGGAAAAATACATTGTTTTGATATTGAGGTTGCTCCAGGGGTGTATAAGCTCAATGAGAAGTTAGAAATATGTGTACCTATGGAGAGTGTAGAATTATATAAAACAGCGGAAGGATGGAAAGAGTATGCTAATAATATCATTGGTGTTAGTGATATTCGTTTAAACCTTGCACATCCACCACTTTTTAGGTAG
- a CDS encoding uracil-DNA glycosylase, with protein sequence MNVKIDESWLAVLGSEFEQPYFKELTDFVRAEYAAHQCYPKGREIFAAFDHCKFSEVKVVIIGQDPYHGQGQANGLCFSVKDGIAHPPSLINIFREIEQDLGTPYPISGNLERWAAQGVLLLNATLTVRAGEAGSHQGKGWERFTDAVIKAVSTQGEHVVFMLWGGYAKNKAKLIDSSKHCILTTGHPSPLSANRGYWFGNKHFSKANAYLKSVGKEAVVW encoded by the coding sequence ATGAATGTAAAGATAGATGAGAGTTGGCTTGCGGTGCTCGGGAGTGAGTTTGAGCAGCCTTATTTTAAAGAATTGACGGACTTTGTGCGAGCAGAGTACGCTGCGCACCAATGTTACCCCAAGGGTAGGGAAATCTTTGCGGCATTTGACCATTGTAAGTTTTCGGAGGTGAAGGTGGTCATCATTGGGCAAGACCCTTATCACGGGCAGGGGCAAGCCAACGGGCTGTGTTTTTCGGTGAAGGACGGCATTGCGCACCCGCCCTCACTTATCAATATTTTTAGAGAGATAGAGCAAGATTTGGGCACCCCCTACCCTATCAGTGGCAACTTAGAGCGTTGGGCAGCGCAGGGGGTGCTCTTGCTCAATGCGACCCTTACGGTGCGTGCAGGTGAGGCAGGCAGCCATCAGGGTAAAGGCTGGGAGCGGTTTACTGATGCGGTGATTAAGGCTGTATCCACCCAAGGAGAACACGTGGTCTTTATGCTGTGGGGCGGCTATGCCAAGAACAAAGCCAAGCTCATTGATAGCAGTAAGCACTGTATCCTCACCACAGGGCACCCTTCACCACTGAGTGCTAATCGTGGGTATTGGTTTGGCAACAAGCATTTTAGTAAGGCAAACGCCTACCTCAAAAGCGTAGGGAAGGAAGCGGTAGTGTGGTAG
- the der gene encoding ribosome biogenesis GTPase Der: MSAIVAIVGRPNVGKSTFFNRLVKRREAIVDAVSGVTRDRHYGKTDWNGVAFSVIDTGGYVVGSDDAFEKEIDKQVNLAIEEADAIIFMVNVEDGITGMDETVADLLRRSHKPILLAVNKVDSHNRRDDASEFYALGFEHLFCLSSINGSGTGELLDELVKQLPERERKEESELPRFAVVGRPNAGKSSFINALIGEDRYIVTDIAGTTRDAIDTRYNRFGFDFNLVDTAGIRRKAKVKEDLEFYSVMRSIRAIEHSDVCILMIDATRGFESQDSNIFWLAQRNRKGIVILVNKWDLVEKDNKTLKQFEAAIRKEIEPFTDVPIIFISALEKQRIYKAIETAVEVYQNRTKRIPTRKLNETMLPIIENTPPPAIKGKYIKIKYCTQLPTPMPQFVFFANLPQYVKEPYRRFVENKLREYFDFKGVPIDVYFRQK, from the coding sequence ATGAGTGCTATTGTAGCAATTGTGGGTCGGCCTAATGTAGGAAAATCGACCTTTTTTAACCGATTGGTGAAACGCCGAGAGGCAATAGTAGACGCCGTGAGCGGTGTAACGCGCGACCGCCACTATGGGAAGACAGATTGGAATGGGGTAGCGTTCTCGGTGATCGACACGGGCGGCTATGTCGTAGGCAGTGATGATGCCTTTGAAAAGGAGATCGATAAGCAGGTAAACCTCGCTATTGAGGAGGCGGACGCTATCATCTTTATGGTCAATGTTGAGGACGGTATCACTGGTATGGATGAGACGGTTGCCGACCTCTTGCGCCGTAGCCATAAGCCTATATTATTAGCTGTAAACAAGGTAGATAGCCACAACCGCCGCGATGATGCGAGTGAGTTCTACGCATTGGGCTTTGAGCACTTGTTTTGCCTATCGAGTATTAACGGGAGTGGCACGGGGGAGCTGCTCGATGAGTTGGTAAAACAGCTGCCTGAGCGGGAGAGGAAAGAGGAGAGCGAGCTGCCGCGCTTTGCGGTGGTGGGGCGACCTAATGCAGGAAAATCGTCCTTTATCAATGCACTTATTGGTGAAGACCGATATATTGTTACCGATATTGCAGGCACCACACGCGATGCGATAGATACGCGATACAATCGCTTCGGGTTCGACTTTAACTTGGTGGACACGGCAGGCATACGCCGCAAAGCTAAGGTGAAGGAAGACTTAGAGTTTTACTCAGTGATGCGATCGATACGCGCCATTGAGCACTCTGATGTATGTATATTGATGATTGATGCTACACGCGGCTTTGAGAGTCAGGACAGTAATATATTTTGGTTGGCACAGCGCAACCGCAAAGGGATAGTGATTTTGGTTAATAAATGGGACTTAGTAGAGAAGGACAACAAGACGCTAAAGCAGTTCGAGGCGGCGATCCGCAAGGAGATAGAGCCCTTCACCGATGTGCCGATTATCTTTATCTCAGCCCTCGAGAAGCAGCGTATCTATAAGGCGATAGAGACGGCTGTGGAGGTATATCAGAACCGTACTAAGCGCATCCCAACGCGCAAGCTCAATGAGACAATGTTGCCCATCATAGAGAACACGCCACCGCCTGCTATCAAAGGGAAATATATCAAGATAAAGTATTGTACACAGCTACCAACGCCTATGCCACAGTTTGTCTTCTTTGCCAACCTGCCGCAGTACGTCAAAGAACCTTATCGCCGCTTTGTGGAGAATAAGTTGCGGGAGTATTTTGACTTTAAAGGCGTACCAATAGATGTGTATTTCAGGCAGAAGTGA
- a CDS encoding D-alanine--D-alanine ligase, whose translation MKKRIAVIMGGYSAEAAVSLKSGKVVCEHLSKEKYEVYPIRIDRDRWVYIGREDQEIPVDKNNFTVVIDGQQVRFDAVFNAIHGTPGEDGYLQAYFTLIGLPMTGCGMYEAALTFNKRDMLSVLKPYGILSAPAYYINAGDTIDTKAIVERTGLPCFVKANRSGSSFGVYKVYTEAELPEAISKAFEVDNEVLIEGFLDGTEVSVGVITYKGRVKVLPMTEIVSHNDFFDYEAKYEGKSDEITPARLSPEMTAKVEALAAKVYQLLGMKGFSRSEFIIVGDTPYLLEMNTSPGLSEASLLPQQAAVAGISLSELFDNELASIVA comes from the coding sequence ATGAAAAAGAGAATTGCAGTGATAATGGGTGGGTACTCTGCAGAGGCAGCAGTATCCCTCAAAAGTGGCAAGGTGGTGTGCGAGCACCTCAGCAAAGAGAAATACGAGGTGTATCCTATTCGTATTGATAGGGATAGGTGGGTATATATAGGTAGAGAAGATCAAGAGATTCCTGTGGATAAGAATAATTTCACAGTAGTGATTGATGGGCAGCAGGTGCGCTTTGATGCGGTGTTCAACGCTATTCACGGTACTCCTGGTGAAGACGGCTATTTGCAGGCGTATTTTACCCTTATTGGGCTACCGATGACGGGCTGTGGAATGTATGAGGCAGCACTAACCTTCAACAAGCGCGATATGCTATCGGTGCTCAAACCTTATGGTATACTCTCGGCTCCTGCCTATTATATCAATGCGGGAGACACAATTGACACTAAGGCGATTGTAGAGAGAACAGGCTTACCTTGCTTTGTAAAGGCTAACCGCTCAGGGAGTAGCTTTGGGGTCTATAAGGTATACACCGAGGCAGAATTGCCAGAGGCTATTAGCAAGGCTTTTGAGGTAGACAATGAGGTGCTTATAGAGGGTTTTTTAGATGGCACAGAGGTATCAGTAGGGGTGATTACCTACAAAGGACGGGTAAAAGTACTCCCTATGACGGAGATTGTCTCCCATAATGATTTCTTTGATTATGAGGCAAAGTACGAAGGCAAGTCGGATGAGATTACCCCCGCACGGCTTTCCCCTGAGATGACTGCCAAAGTGGAGGCATTAGCAGCTAAGGTGTACCAGCTTTTAGGTATGAAAGGCTTTAGCCGCAGTGAGTTTATTATCGTGGGCGATACGCCTTATCTCCTCGAGATGAATACCTCACCAGGACTCTCAGAGGCGAGCTTATTGCCACAACAAGCTGCTGTGGCTGGCATATCCCTCTCTGAACTATTTGACAACGAGTTAGCAAGTATAGTAGCGTGA
- the coaD gene encoding pantetheine-phosphate adenylyltransferase, with product MKRALFPGSFDPITLGHYDIIQRALDLFDEIVVAIGVNNEKNSMFTAEKRKEFIEKAFEKEPKVRVTTYSGLTVDYCKEIDAQFILRGLRNPADFEFEKAIAHTNRKLSGIETVFLLTASRTSFISSSIVRDVIRNGGDYTVLVPDSVRIE from the coding sequence GTGAAAAGAGCATTATTTCCAGGGTCGTTTGACCCCATTACCTTAGGGCATTACGATATTATCCAGCGCGCCTTAGATCTCTTTGACGAGATTGTGGTGGCTATTGGGGTAAATAACGAGAAGAACAGTATGTTTACTGCTGAAAAGCGCAAGGAGTTTATCGAGAAAGCCTTTGAAAAAGAGCCCAAAGTGCGCGTAACAACCTATAGTGGACTTACCGTAGATTATTGCAAAGAGATAGACGCTCAGTTTATCCTCAGAGGTTTGCGCAATCCCGCAGACTTTGAATTTGAGAAGGCGATTGCGCATACCAACCGCAAGCTATCGGGCATAGAGACCGTGTTTTTGCTTACCGCCTCGCGTACCTCGTTTATCTCATCATCCATAGTGCGCGATGTTATCCGCAACGGGGGGGACTATACCGTATTGGTCCCCGATAGTGTCAGAATAGAATAA
- the glmS gene encoding glutamine--fructose-6-phosphate transaminase (isomerizing): MCGIVGYLGSRAAYPVVIDGLKRLEYRGYDSAGFVLNSDGFFAVKTKGKVSDLVAKAGEAVPEYSCGMGHTRWATHGVPNDVNSHPHLSNSGKLAIVHNGIIENYESIKQNLLKEGFTFTSDTDTEVLINFIEYIQTREQVDLETAVRYALNDVVGAFAIVVMSSDDPKEIVVARLGSPLVIGIGEGEFFVASDASPFIEYTQNAIYLEDGEMATIHLEKPLKVINIKSNEEVSPFIQQLKLNLEAIEKGGYDHFMLKEIHEQPKALRDTMRGRLLEDHTTKLSGVDKHLEAFLNAKRIIIVACGTSWHAGLVGEYLLEEYARIPVEVEYASEFRYRNPIIHKDDIVIAISQSGETADTLAALKLAKEQGAFIYGICNVVGSSIARITDSGTYTHAGPEIGVASTKAFTTQLTVLTLIALHLGHKKGTISEAQYSQLCDDLARTPQLIEQTLERVQDKVIEIAETYKDARNCLYLGRGFNFPTALEGALKLKEISYIHAEGYPAAEMKHGPIALIDEQMPVVFIAPKMTHYDKVVSNAQEIKARKGNIIAVVTEGDTQIAALATHVIEIPEISEALTPILASVPLQLLSYYIAIKRGCNVDQPRNLAKSVTVE; the protein is encoded by the coding sequence ATGTGTGGAATAGTAGGTTATTTGGGTAGCAGAGCTGCCTATCCCGTAGTGATTGACGGGTTAAAGCGTTTAGAATACCGCGGCTATGATAGTGCAGGGTTTGTACTGAACTCTGATGGCTTTTTTGCAGTGAAAACCAAAGGGAAAGTCTCTGATTTGGTAGCCAAAGCAGGTGAGGCAGTGCCAGAATATTCCTGTGGTATGGGGCACACACGTTGGGCAACACACGGAGTACCTAATGATGTGAACTCGCATCCACATTTATCCAATTCGGGTAAACTGGCTATAGTGCATAATGGTATCATTGAGAACTATGAGAGCATTAAGCAGAACTTACTCAAAGAAGGCTTTACCTTTACTTCCGATACTGATACAGAGGTGCTCATTAACTTTATTGAATACATACAAACCCGAGAGCAGGTAGACTTAGAGACAGCAGTACGCTATGCCCTCAACGATGTGGTAGGAGCTTTTGCCATCGTGGTGATGAGCAGTGATGACCCTAAAGAGATCGTAGTGGCACGCTTGGGAAGTCCGCTGGTTATCGGAATAGGTGAGGGCGAGTTCTTTGTGGCATCTGATGCCTCTCCATTTATTGAGTATACCCAGAACGCTATCTACTTAGAAGATGGCGAGATGGCAACTATCCACTTGGAAAAACCACTAAAGGTCATTAATATTAAGAGTAATGAAGAAGTAAGTCCGTTTATACAACAACTCAAGCTCAACTTAGAGGCCATAGAGAAAGGCGGTTACGACCATTTTATGCTCAAAGAAATCCACGAACAACCCAAAGCCCTCCGCGATACGATGCGCGGTCGCCTACTGGAAGATCATACGACTAAACTCTCTGGCGTGGATAAACATTTGGAGGCATTCCTTAATGCAAAACGGATTATTATTGTGGCTTGTGGTACCTCGTGGCACGCAGGTTTGGTAGGCGAATATCTCTTAGAGGAATACGCCCGTATTCCTGTGGAAGTAGAATATGCTTCGGAGTTCCGCTACCGCAATCCAATTATCCATAAAGACGATATTGTTATAGCCATCTCACAATCGGGAGAGACTGCTGATACGCTTGCTGCGCTGAAACTCGCTAAAGAGCAAGGAGCTTTCATCTATGGAATATGCAATGTAGTAGGCTCCTCTATTGCTCGTATTACTGATTCAGGTACCTATACCCACGCAGGACCTGAGATAGGCGTAGCCTCTACTAAAGCCTTCACTACCCAACTCACCGTGCTTACTCTTATTGCTTTACACTTAGGACATAAGAAAGGAACCATTAGTGAGGCACAATATAGTCAGTTATGCGATGACTTAGCACGTACACCTCAACTGATAGAACAAACGCTGGAGCGCGTGCAGGATAAGGTGATTGAGATTGCAGAGACCTATAAGGATGCCCGCAATTGTCTCTATTTGGGGCGTGGCTTTAACTTCCCAACAGCTTTAGAAGGAGCATTGAAACTCAAAGAAATATCCTACATACACGCTGAGGGTTATCCCGCAGCAGAGATGAAGCACGGACCTATCGCCCTGATTGATGAGCAGATGCCTGTGGTTTTTATTGCACCGAAGATGACACACTACGATAAGGTAGTTTCCAACGCACAGGAAATCAAAGCGCGTAAAGGCAATATCATTGCAGTAGTAACTGAGGGAGATACCCAGATAGCTGCCCTTGCCACTCACGTGATTGAGATACCTGAGATAAGCGAGGCACTCACTCCGATATTGGCTTCGGTACCACTACAATTGTTGTCTTATTATATTGCAATTAAGCGCGGGTGCAATGTAGACCAACCACGTAACTTAGCAAAATCGGTAACGGTAGAATAG
- the panD gene encoding aspartate 1-decarboxylase — translation MQIEVLKSKIHRVRVTGADLDYVGSITIDEDLLDAANMIEGEKVSIVNVNNGERFETYIIKGKRASGSIVLNGPAARKVQRGDIVIIISYASMDFEEAKIFKPWIIFPNEETNRIE, via the coding sequence ATGCAAATAGAAGTATTAAAATCTAAGATTCACCGAGTTAGGGTTACAGGAGCTGATTTAGATTATGTAGGTAGCATCACTATTGATGAGGATTTACTTGACGCAGCTAATATGATTGAGGGTGAAAAAGTTTCAATTGTAAATGTAAACAATGGAGAGCGTTTTGAAACTTATATCATTAAGGGGAAAAGAGCCTCAGGATCTATTGTGCTTAATGGACCTGCTGCTCGTAAAGTACAGCGAGGAGATATTGTAATTATTATATCCTATGCCTCTATGGACTTTGAAGAAGCAAAAATCTTTAAACCGTGGATTATTTTCCCTAATGAAGAAACCAATAGGATTGAATAA